Part of the Spinacia oleracea cultivar Varoflay chromosome 5, BTI_SOV_V1, whole genome shotgun sequence genome, tgataattcccacatttatattattgctttagttttactagttaatactcaaaatcaactttcgttattgaaatagttcgtataattgggcaaaaactaatagaacttgtctacCTGTGGGATCGACCAATATtttctaagtatctgctaacaacagacgtcgtgcacttgcggtatcactttttaattcatcaagtttttggcgccgttgccaaGGAGACGGCTAtattctattagttttagtttgattatttgaactgtttccattgtctcattggaacttttagttccaattgaggcaaatcTCACTTCGTTTTCCTCGtttgttgtttatgcccaggtctaCTAGAACGGGTACCTTGGTTCCTCCCGATCCCGATCTTGGAAAGACCCTTCGACAACTAAAaaatcaacagaagaagaagaagcagTCAGGGTCCCAAGACTCACAGACTCCATCGAGTCACACGATGTCGAAATCCCTGAAATCAAATGGGGTGCCTTCCGACTGGGCTCACAATGACAACTATTGAGGCagtcaactttgagatcaagcctgCTCTAATCTCCATGGTATCTCAAAATCAATACAGTATTCATTCATCTAAGGAACCCACTAACCATCTGCAAAGGTTCAACCAATTGTGTGGtactatcaagcatcaaggggtcactcaagaccaattgaaggttatgttgtttggttttagcctTCGTGATAAGGCTCAAACATGGTTGAATGATGTCAAGGAGACAGAGTGGAGTGCTATTTCACAGGCGTTTCTTGAAGAATTCTTTCCACCCATCAAGACTGCTGAAATAAGGCACAAGTTTACTACATTCACGCAAGAACCTGAAGAGTCACTTAGAGAAGCTTGGGATAGATTCAAGGCATTGCAGCGGTCTTGTCCGCATCACAACattgaaaaatggttcttggttcagattttctaccatGGTTTGCAAGATAATACGAAGAACACAGTTGATTCTGCTGCTGGGGGAGTTTTccttgacaaagaagtggatgcAGGTTATGATTTTCTTACCAATCTTGCTGCCAATCACTATAGCACCACCAGAACCACATATAGGAGGGGCAAGATGGAAGTTGATGCTTATTCTCTATTGTCCTCACAAGTGGCATCCTTGAACCTAAAGATTGATTCTTTGAAGCTCCTCAGTCTGGTACTCCCCCAATGAGTATCAATGCTATGTCTAGTGTAGCTCCAATGACAACTTCTTACTGCAAAGTATGTGGCATCCAAGGTCACTTTGGTTATGAGTGCTCTTAAAGTTCACAGGATACCACGCAAATTGAGCAAGTGAATGCTTTCAACAGAGGCAACCCAATGACCCATATTCCAACTCCTATAATCCAGGTTGGAggaatcatccaaatttctcatatcGGAGCTACAATGTTCAGAATCCTCAACCCCAACAACAATGGTCGCAACCAGAATACCATCCACCTCAGCCACATGTTGCTAGGCCCCCATTTCCACAAGAACCTCACATAATGCTCCCTCTGGGTTTAATACGCCCCCGCACCAATGCTATCAGCAACAAGCTCCTCAGACCAATGCTACTCCAGAGCCTAACATGGGTGATCTGTATAAGCTCATTGCAAATATGCAGAAGACCGCAGAGATAGCTCAAAAGAACCATGATGAGAGCATAAAAAAGTTGAAGAATCAGAATAGAATGTTGGAGAATCAAGTTGCTCAACTTGCTGACACTCTATCTCATAGGCAACCGGGTACACTTCTAGGGCAATCTACTCGGCCCCAGGGTCAGAAGGGAAAAAGTGCCAATGCTATCACTCTTAGAAGTGGCACTAAATATGATGGAACCCCGATGCCCACTGATGATGCAACTCTTGCTAAGGAGAACACAAATGAACCAGAGAAAACAATTGGCGCAGAGCCTCAAATCCCGGAagttgataatgatgatgatgttggCACAAATAAAGGGAAGGAGAAGATTTCTGATTCTCTCCCTATTGTGCCTAAGTTGCCTTTCCCTCACCGGATGCAGAAAACTAAGGTCGATCAACAACTTGGTAAGTTCTTGGTAATGGTCAAGAATCTTGAGGTaacaattgaaggaaataattccattggtccaagtatgcatttaatgttaagtctaataaatgcggttcagtattaattatacaagttaataattcagtgagatcaagtgaactgtacgCCTAGCTAGatgtcgcttcagttcaagtggattaataatattaatccagagcttactcttgactgaacccgtagggtcacacagatagtacgtaaacaaatcaagtatttaatggcattaaatactctatctaatggatattgggaatcgacggatcttggtttcagtaggagctgagatcgtcaaaggcaagtaaaggaatactccggaaacgatgatattgccggaaacagaaatatggatcgtatcggaaatataaatattatccaagtcgtagatgttgccggaaacggaaacatggtatgtattggaaaatattatcagaaatggaaatattgccggtatcggaaatattgccggaaacggaaatattgtcagaatcggaaatattatcggaatcggaaaataattccggaaacggaaatattaaatatttgttcgagacagaaattaattccggaatcggaaatgttaaatattgttcgtatcggaaatgaattccggaatcggcaaattaatcggaagcgcgtcgtacgaattagcatcggacgagcttgctagaagaaggcccagcacgaagccaggcccgcgtccagcaagccagcgcgccacacgaacagccaaggccacgccaggcccagcgcaaggccaggcccagcaggccgtggctgcgTGCGCAGCTGcgtgcaatgggctgcgagcaatgctgctgctcgcgtgggcttgtagctcgcgtgggccgagtggccgtgtgggctgtgcgcgggcatggcctgcacgcttgggggtcatgctcgtgtagagttcgtgttcacatacgaaacctaaagcgtataggattcgtttaatgattaaattcctaatcctaaaagataaattaattaaataagagttctactaggattctaatttaattaattcgtatcctagtaggattcgattacttattccatggcctataaatatgagatcaaggctcataatttataacgagttttgaagtattcaaaggttagaatttgagcaaaaaattcagtcatacacttgCCCATAATAGCCAAATaaaatagtaccttaagggcgattctagttggtcaatattaaggcggatccggacgtgatatggactttctacggagggacgacacttggagtcctaaagacttgttcttgttcggttcgggcgtagcaagggagggcacgctacaaagagtatgcatcctaaattatgctaattgttatgtggcaattaatttggaatcccggcgtttatggtttttccgcatgatttatattcgtttatatgtatcataacctaacagtggtatcacgagcctctaattaattccataataattgcttaacatggttaaattttacaaattgcaaagaattaaaaggggtgattaattttcgtaattgttaattaattgcaaattgcgtttatttaattatatgtacgcagtttttcggcagtttcttcgttactgaacgaaatcgagtgattttgtgtcaattccgcatgtaaaggcattctaaaattttgacaaaaatcctctttttcggccgaacccataattcccaaattcgaagcctaactatgacttttcggaggttttagttcttcgaacgcaaaagtttgtaattttaagatgttaaattgaatatttgcgattcttgttgttaaatcttgaatttttgattgacctactgtatatgtttaacaaatttgaatgcctaagcttgttaattatacaacctaatttgtaattgtaattaatttgttgaaattcgaataatttagaattgatttgattttcataattaattaacgatttaattaggtatccatgattaaaaaaccaccctaaaaattgttaatttatgataaattttaaatttttatgacctatatttgaatccatgataatcggaaattaattgattaataaattttcgatttttcgcctaaaattatgaaattaatatgatttattaatttgtcattaattttgaaataaaagttttaatttttataaaactcgctcataaaacttgcacgcacaaagcaatggacgctacgtgttacccttaaggggtgttgtatagtgcgggcatgcgacgacgagcaagggagctcgtcgcccttgctcgtcgtcgcatgcggtacaatgcagcaagcaagggccatggcacacgagcacaaggcagcacgctgcccttgtgtcgagtgctgtgtgCAGCGTGGGCGAGGGGGCGAGGGCGATGGGCATTGGCGCAAGCCAGGCGAGCagccgcgtgtgggcagcgagcatGCTGCGCCACAGAGCGCGCTGCCGCGCCCAGCGAAGCAACCAGATGCGTcgggcttgctgcgttgcgtgtggcctgctcgtgtgAAGCCgtacgatcagtcgaggggcgttgctgcctcgtgcactcgacggggcttgggcgcaagcccaagtgcctctatttacgattgatgcgttttgattttaattttaaattttcaaatcggaaacgattttaattaattttaaaattcgtaatttaaattgttttctcggaatttaatttttaataatctaattattataaattttacggttttttcatgaaatacccctgaggtttgcaagaatgcaccaaatacactcgcgtcttttgaatcacataatatacccctatttttgcgTAAGTTtgaaccaaatacccctaatccgaccttccgttagtcctccgttaagtcatgttaaCCATTCACCACATGgccctatttataaacttattgcacaatatacacctatttgtaaacttatttgcaccaaatacccaaattgTAGGAATTGAATCTAACGGCTATAAAATTAGACATCAATCATAGCAATGCTTGCCATTCATAGTCTGCTCAATAATTTGAAGTTCAAAGACATCAAGAAAAACATAATTCTTAGCCTCATTAATTATAGTCACTATTGTGATCTCTACGAAAATGAGACCAAACAAGGAAATCAAAACTACGACAAACAAAAGCTATATCTTCTAAGATACTATCAACTAAAGAAAGCATAAAAACACCATTCTGCATCTTGCTAATGAGGGTCAGACAATCTGACTCGAGAATCACGTTCCGGTAACCATGGTCCCTCGCCTTCTTTAGTCCTAGGAGGGCAGCCTTGCATTCAGCGACAAAAGGGTTTCAATGAGCACGGACACGACGGGAAGCAGCAAAGAGGATTGTACCATCCCTCATTCGGCCACTACCCCatcccaacaaagcttgcatcTGAAATTGATGCATCAAGATTAATTTTGAGGGCACCTTCGGGAGGGGGGATCCACACATTGCTACTAGATGTGGAGCTGCACTTTGTTCCACCATAAATACAAGCTGAGTACTCCCCATAATCAACAACATACCTCCTTACATTCTCCATAAAGACCCCATCAGGAACCTCCACCTTCTCAAACAACCATTTATTTCTCCTATACCAGATCGACCAAGCAAGGAAACCTATTGTTTGCCTCTGCTTTGCATCCAGACGCTGCTGCCATGACATAATAAGCGCCAAAAGTACAAACTTCGGTAACGATCAATTATATACATATAAAGCAACCAAAGGATTTAAcaatcggttttttcatgaaatgcccctgaggtttgcaataatgcaccaaatacacccgcgcgtttcaaaattcataaaatacccctatttactcaaaactgttcaccaaatacccctattatgactttccgttagtcctccgttaagtcatgtttaaaattcataaaatgcaCCTAAATATAAAGGTTTTGCAtagtatacacctatttgtaaagttctttgcaccaaatacccaaacttcATAATTTGaatccaacggctagttttaatTCAATATAGCCGTTATGTTCATGCTGCCTATAAGTAAGGCTGTTGTTCACTTGACTTGCTCCATGTTTAGCCCTCTATTTCCTAAATAGCCatgagttctaattcaaaaacCGGATCCTCTTCCATCCCAAGTTTGTCATACCTAAGAGTTCCAAATAAAAACTGCAATTGTGGGAGAAGATTTGCAATTAGGAGCTCGGAAACGGCTAAAAATCCGCAAAAGctttactacaagtgtgatccttgtgaTAATTTCAAGTGGTGCAAAGGTTTTGTTGAGCAGACATTTGATGAAGCTCAAAGCAAGGGAAACAGAGCTGATGAAaacaggggaatgcaagaagaaaacaggggaatgcaagaaGGAAGCAGGGGAATGCATGAAGAGTTGAAGCTATTGAAGAAGAAACTGAAACAACAGAAACAACAATTCAAGTTTGCAATAAAAATTGGTGTAATAATGTTTGCATTTCTAATTTGGATAGCAATGAAGTAGAGTTGTAACAAATTTCAAGCAATAACATCACTTGTTTAAGCATATGAGCTTTACAAAAACTGATTTCTAAGTGGACAAATGCCACTGAAACTGCACAAAAACATCTTGTCTAAGCAATTGTGTTCTTTCCAAAAAGTGATACTAATTGTAAATTGCCTAAGCTATTTTAACTTTGTGCACCTACAATTCACCAAAAACTGACTAACTTTTAACTTTGTGCATGGTTAAGTTGCTGTGTTTGCTCTTTTCCTCCCCCTTGAACCCCCTTGTGATGTACTTGCTCCTGCTGCTGCTGAAGTGCTTGGTCCAGTGCTTGGTCCTCCATTCTTACATGTCCTTGAGTTATGACCAAACTCCCTGCACTTTCCACATTTCACATTGCTGTTTCTCTTCCCCTTCCTGGGTTCATTTggtcctctctttctcttcttagcaGGTCTGCCAGCTTGTCTTTTGATGACTGGAGGCTGAATGGTAGGGAGAGAAAAGTTAGGCCACTGTGTTGGGTCTGACATGGGGTGAATGTGGTCTGCATATGTAAGCTTGTATGCAGCAGACTTGAAGAATGGGGAGACAAAATCAATGGGGTTCAGCCTTTGGTCATAAATTACCCTGAGTGCATGCTTGCAGGGGATTCCAGAAATTTGCCACTTCCCACACCCACAGCTTCTAGTTGATAACCTGATGGGGAAGTTCACATGTGCATCTCTGACCTCAAATTCCCCCCCACCACAGGCTGTAGCATAGCAGAACCTAGACTCTCCTGTTCTTTCATCCACCTCTTTCTTGGCATACTCAGTCAACTGACCATCCTCCATATCAATTGCCATGTCAAATCTTGCCCCAACCCTCTCCATACACCACTTTCTGATTGCTgtacaacaacacaacaacatacAACATTATACACAGAACATCACAAACATCACAAAATAAAGGAACAGAACATGAAGTGGTGAGCTATACCTTCCAACAATGAGAATACAGGCAtgtctctgtatggttttgtgcatgcattgaatgactccacaaagtttgttgtgttgtgatcacaacaaaCAGAAGGGTCAAACATATGCCTGGACCACTGCTCCTGGCATGTGTCCAAGTATGCAGCAGCATTTGGATCATGAGCAGTGATCTTCTCTAATTCTTTACCATACACATACTCATTGTGTGCATTTGCAGCTATCCAAAACAGTTTGAAGAAAGCAGATCCACTAAATCCATTGTTTTTGCAATTCATGTACAAGTGTTGGCAGCAAACTCTCCTAGTAGCTCTAGGAAAAGTATCTCTCACTGCCAAGTCAACTCCCTACACAGGATATGTTCATTTTAGGCCAATCATATCTGTTGCAATATTAtaaaattgaaacaaaaaagGAGCAAAATAAACATATACCTTCATCCTGTCACTGATGAAGGTCCAATCATCTTTGTTGCAACCCTCTTGCTCAAACATCTGCCTCAAGCATCTCATGAAATGTGTCCAACTATCACAGCTCTCAGTGTCCACTATCCCATAAGCCAGAACAAATATTTCATTGTTCCCATCAATGCCAACAGCTGTGAGTAGGATTCCCTTGTAAAACCCACTTAGATGAGCCCCATCTATTCCAATTATAGGCCTGCACCCCCTCAAAAACCCCTTGACTTGAGCAGCAAAGGAGAAGAAACAAGCTCTGAACTTGGGGTTCACATCCCCACTTGTAGCACCCCATGAAATCAGTGCATAACTTCCTGGGTTTGTCTGTTTAATCATCTCAGCATACCTAGGAAGCAACTCATAAGCCTCAGCCCAACCACCATGTATCTTCTCTACTGCCATACTCCTTACTTTGTACAACAATCTCTTTTTAACCCTCAATTGAAATGTCTCCTGTGCATACCTTCTCAATGTCTCAACAGGAATTTCAGTGTTGGCCTCAATTAGACTCATCATGTTCTTACATAGCCACTCAGAGGTCACCACAGGGTTCTCCTCCAATCTCCCACAAGTTTTGTGGCACCCACTGATCCCCTTAATAGCCCAACTGACACTGTCAACCATCTTACTTGCATGTATCCTCCAGTCACAAGTTTCTATTGCACACACTGCAGTGTACCTCTTACTGTCAGCCCTCTCAACACTTAGTCCAAACCCCTCTTGTAtgcaaaaactcctcaaaacatCTAGGAAAGTGGACTTGTCTGGAAAGATCAACCAAGGTTCTAATTTGATGGACCCATATGGTTGATGAGTCCATATCTTTCCATTCTTGTAGGCCTTATCCATCTTACTAGAACCATCCAAACATTCCTCAAACAATAAGTCAGGCACATCATCTGTTATCACCTCAGCCTCCACATCAGAGTCAACCCAATCATCAAGTTTATCCTCCTCTAGTTCAGAGTCTGGTTCAGATTCCTCCCAATCTGAATCCTCACTCTCCTCTTCTGAACCTATATCCTCAATATCAGTGAACACCCTTGCACTCTTTGACCTCCCTGTACCCTTCCTACCTATGCCCTTCCCTTTGGATACCCAAGTTCCAGCTTTCTTGGCAGTCACTTTGTTCACCCTGAACCCTGTAGGTCTAGTTCTGGCCCCCTTCCTTTTAACAGCTTCAGACTGATTCTGTGTTGGTGTTGAATGGGGTGGCTGATCATTTTGGGTGTTCTGTGGTGGTGGGGAATGGGGTGGTTGATCATTTTGGGTGTTCTGTGGTGGTGGGGAATGGGTGGGGTGTGTTTGTGGTGATGGGTTGGGTTGCTGTGGTGGTGGGATGGGCTGCTGTGTTGTTGGGGTGGGTTGCTGTGCTGGTGGGATTGATTGTTCTGGAGTTGGGGTGGGTTGCTGTGGTGTTGAGGTGGGCTTTTTTGTTGTTGGGGTGGGTTTTTTTGCCTTTGGTGTGGCCTGTTTTTGAGTTGGGGTGGGTCTCCTCTTAGGGGTCAGTTTCTTGGCTTTAGGAACCTTAGGAGCTTTTGGAGTAGTTGGCTTGACTTTGGCCTTTTGTTTTGGTTTAGGAGAAGTAGGTTTTTTGGAGGGTGAAGATTCTTGTGTGGGTTGTGGTTGAGAGGCTCCTGGAAACACCTCATCAGCACCATCCTTGCTTATAATCCTCACATACTCAGTGCTTAAGTCCTCACAATCAACCACAGGCACCTCCACAGCTATTGTGTACTCCATTTGTTCTTGAAGTTCCCTTAAAATGTCCTCTCTCTCCTGTTTTTTCCTCATTTCCTCTTCCTCCTTTCTTTGAGCCCTAAGAAGTTCATCTTGTCTCTCTTTGAGCTTTCTCTCACTCTCCTTCCTATGATGCTCAATTGTGGCAACAGCATTTCTAAACACCACTCCTGGTTTGTCTGTACCCTCAACCCATATTTCAGCAGTGTCCTTACCCCAATTCCATCCCCACATTAGCTTCATTGTCTTATCATCTACCAACTCAACTCTACCACAGGGAGACTCAATAAACAGGGCAAATGTACTAGGTAAAAACACATCCTGCCTAACAGATTCCTCAAAAATATCCAAAAACAACCTCAAAAGACGATACTTTTCCATGTCTGTAACTCTCACATCAAAGCTATGTGATCCATGATGCAATAACAACCACATTGCAGTCATCCTAAAGGGAAAatttaaggaaaaaaaacatgaatttcGATTCAACCAACAACAATTCATCAATAAACAACCACAATCATGATCACAATGAAATTCAACAGGTCACA contains:
- the LOC130461655 gene encoding uncharacterized protein, with amino-acid sequence MTAMWLLLHHGSHSFDVRVTDMEKYRLLRLFLDIFEESVRQDVFLPSTFALFIESPCGRVELVDDKTMKLMWGWNWGKDTAEIWVEGTDKPGVVFRNAVATIEHHRKESERKLKERQDELLRAQRKEEEEMRKKQEREDILRELQEQMEYTIAVEVPVVDCEDLSTEYVRIISKDGADEVFPGASQPQPTQESSPSKKPTSPKPKQKAKVKPTTPKAPKVPKAKKLTPKRRPTPTQKQATPKAKKPTPTTKKPTSTPQQPTPTPEQSIPPAQQPTPTTQQPIPPPQQPNPSPQTHPTHSPPPQNTQNDQPPHSPPPQNTQNDQPPHSTPTQNQSEAVKRKGARTRPTGFRVNKVTAKKAGTWVSKGKGIGRKGTGRSKSARVFTDIEDIGSEEESEDSDWEESEPDSELEEDKLDDWVDSDVEAEVITDDVPDLLFEECLDGSSKMDKAYKNGKIWTHQPYGSIKLEPWLIFPDKSTFLDVLRSFCIQEGFGLSVERADSKRYTAVCAIETCDWRIHASKMVDSVSWAIKGISGCHKTCGRLEENPVVTSEWLCKNMMSLIEANTEIPVETLRRYAQETFQLRVKKRLLYKVRSMAVEKIHGGWAEAYELLPRYAEMIKQTNPGSYALISWGATSGDVNPKFRACFFSFAAQVKGFLRGCRPIIGIDGAHLSGFYKGILLTAVGIDGNNEIFVLAYGIVDTESCDSWTHFMRCLRQMFEQEGCNKDDWTFISDRMKGVDLAVRDTFPRATRRVCCQHLYMNCKNNGFSGSAFFKLFWIAANAHNEYVYGKELEKITAHDPNAAAYLDTCQEQWSRHMFDPSVCCDHNTTNFVESFNACTKPYRDMPVFSLLEAIRKWCMERVGARFDMAIDMEDGQLTEYAKKEVDERTGESRFCYATACGGGEFEVRDAHVNFPIRLSTRSCGCGKWQISGIPCKHALRVIYDQRLNPIDFVSPFFKSAAYKLTYADHIHPMSDPTQWPNFSLPTIQPPVIKRQAGRPAKKRKRGPNEPRKGKRNSNVKCGKCREFGHNSRTCKNGGPSTGPSTSAAAGASTSQGGSRGRKRANTAT
- the LOC110797225 gene encoding uncharacterized protein yields the protein MLFGFSLRDKAQTWLNDVKETEWSAISQAFLEEFFPPIKTAEIRHKFTTFTQEPEESLREAWDRFKALQRSCPHHNIEKWFLVQIFYHGLQDNTKNTVDSAAGGVFLDKEVDAGYDFLTNLAANHYSTTRTTYRRGKMEVDAYSLLSSQVASLNLKIDSLKLLSLDTTQIEQVNAFNRGNPMTHIPTPIIQQQAPQTNATPEPNMGDLYKLIANMQKTAEIAQKNHDESIKKLKNQNRMLENQVAQLADTLSHRQPGTLLGQSTRPQGQKGKSANAITLRSGTKYDGTPMPTDDATLAKENTNEPEKTIGAEPQIPEVDNDDDVGTNKGKEKISDSLPIVPKLPFPHRMQKTKVDQQLGKFLVMVKNLETFDEAQSKGNRADENRGMQEENRGMQEGSRGMHEELKLLKKKLKQQKQQFKFAIKIGVIMFAFLIWIAMK